The genomic region GAGGCCGATTTCGTCGAGCACCACATCCACGAAGGCGTTCCGCTCGCCGGCCCGCACGCCCGCCGACATGATATAGGTGCCCGATGGCAGAACGCTACGGGCGATGGCTTCAGCCATGGGCGAGCGGATCGAGTTCATCCCGCACATGAACAGCAAGGCCTTGGGCGTATGGTTTGGCGTCGGAAAACGATCCTGCGTCTCCAATGGCGCCTAACCCCGCCAGTAGAGAACGCAGACGAGCGTGAACAGCCGCCGCGATGTGTTGAAGTCGATGTCGATCTTGCCTTTCAAGCGGTCGCACAGCGTCTGCGACCCTTCGTTGTGGATACTGCGGCGACCCATGTCGATTGCCTCGATACGGCTCGGCGTCGCCGACCGGATCGCCTCGTAGTAGCTCTCGCAGACCAGGAAGTAGTCCTTCACGATGCGCCGGAATGGCGTCAGCGACAGAATATGCGTGGCGACCTGAAGCTCGCCTTCGGCACTGATATCCAGCACCAGCTTGGAATCCAGCAACGACAATTTCAGGCTGTAGGGCCCACCGGCATGACCGATGGGCTGGAAGAAATTTTCCTCGACCAGGTCGAAGATGGCAACGGCGCGCTCGTGTTCGACATCAGGGCTGGCGCGGCCGATCGTATTGTCGAGGACCACATCGGTCAGCCGGAAGTCGCCCGCCGCCATCGCCTAGCCTTCGAGGTTGAGCCGGATCGCCACCGAGCGGGCATGAGCATCGAGACCTTCGGAATTGGCAAGCGCGATGGCCGCCGGCCCGAGCGCCCGCAGTTGTTCGGCCCCGAGCTTCAGCACCGAGGTGCGCTTCATGAAGTCGAGCACCGAAAGGCCGGATGAAAAGCGTGCCGAGCGGGCAGTCGGCAGCACGTGGTTGGAGCCACCGACATAATCGCCGATAACCTCAGGCGTGTGCTTGCCGATGAAGATGGCGCCGGCGTTGCGGATACCGAGCATCAGCGCATCGGGATCGTCGACCGCAAGCTCCAGATGTT from Rhizobium tumorigenes harbors:
- a CDS encoding UPF0262 family protein — protein: MAAGDFRLTDVVLDNTIGRASPDVEHERAVAIFDLVEENFFQPIGHAGGPYSLKLSLLDSKLVLDISAEGELQVATHILSLTPFRRIVKDYFLVCESYYEAIRSATPSRIEAIDMGRRSIHNEGSQTLCDRLKGKIDIDFNTSRRLFTLVCVLYWRG